A portion of the Gemmatimonadota bacterium genome contains these proteins:
- a CDS encoding OsmC family protein, whose amino-acid sequence MSTAVLDRPTPAAARVEPPEAETVDVELVLDENYRFDVDFVQEGVARLRMDEPAPLGDGAGPNASRLLAAAVANCLSASLLFCLRKARVPVTGMRTSARATLARNEKGRLRVDTIAVTLRPDVEPGHESRVARCAGLYEDFCLVTQSIRGGIDVEAVVET is encoded by the coding sequence ATGAGCACCGCCGTTCTCGATAGACCAACCCCCGCGGCCGCTCGAGTGGAGCCGCCGGAAGCGGAGACGGTCGATGTGGAGCTCGTCCTGGACGAGAACTACCGCTTCGACGTCGACTTCGTGCAGGAGGGGGTGGCCCGCCTGCGGATGGACGAGCCGGCGCCGCTCGGCGACGGCGCGGGCCCGAACGCGAGTCGCTTGCTCGCCGCGGCGGTGGCGAACTGCCTGAGCGCGAGCCTGCTGTTCTGCCTGCGCAAGGCGCGCGTCCCCGTTACAGGCATGCGAACCAGCGCCCGCGCGACGCTGGCCCGCAACGAGAAGGGTCGCCTGCGGGTGGACACTATCGCCGTGACCCTCCGCCCCGACGTAGAGCCGGGGCACGAGTCCCGCGTGGCCCGGTGCGCCGGCCTGTACGAGGACTTCTGCCTCGTCACCCAGAGCATCCGCGGCGGCATCGACGTGGAAGCCGTCGTGGAGACGTAG
- a CDS encoding AbrB/MazE/SpoVT family DNA-binding domain-containing protein, producing MKITTKGQVTIPQAIRERLGLLPHTEVTFEVRGNVVVLQKAKSTRRGMRIVERLRGRGDVKMSTDEIMALTRGD from the coding sequence ATGAAGATCACGACCAAAGGCCAGGTGACGATTCCGCAGGCCATCAGGGAGCGCCTCGGGCTTCTTCCCCACACGGAAGTGACGTTCGAGGTGCGCGGCAATGTCGTGGTGTTGCAGAAGGCGAAGAGCACCCGCCGCGGCATGCGCATCGTCGAACGCCTCCGGGGGCGCGGCGACGTCAAGATGAGCACCGACGAGATCATGGCTCTCACGCGCGGCGACTGA
- a CDS encoding PIN domain-containing protein, whose amino-acid sequence MVPTLVDSNVLLDVLTEDAVWFDWSASAIEDRAESSVLVINPIIYAETSIRFTSIEALEATIPRGTLRRDPLPWEAAFLAGKCFLRYRRRGGLGRSPLPDFYIGAHAAVAGMCLLTRDASRYRSYFPSLEIIAP is encoded by the coding sequence GTGGTTCCGACGCTGGTCGACAGCAATGTCCTGCTGGACGTGCTGACAGAGGACGCCGTGTGGTTCGATTGGTCGGCCTCGGCGATCGAGGATCGGGCCGAGTCTTCCGTCCTGGTGATAAACCCGATCATCTACGCCGAGACGTCGATCCGCTTCACGAGCATCGAGGCACTGGAGGCGACCATTCCCAGGGGTACGCTCCGGCGCGACCCCCTTCCCTGGGAGGCCGCCTTCCTCGCCGGGAAGTGCTTCCTCCGCTACCGGCGACGGGGCGGCCTCGGACGGTCGCCTCTGCCGGATTTCTACATCGGAGCGCACGCCGCCGTGGCGGGGATGTGCCTGCTCACGCGCGACGCCTCACGATACAGGAGCTACTTCCCGTCGCTGGAGATTATCGCGCCCTAG